GTCGCCACCTTCATGTTCGAGCTCTACTCCGCACTGCGCGCCAGCAGTGACGAGACCTTCGCGGCGATCGCCGAGAAGTCCCTCAAAGAGGTCGACTACCATCGCGATCACGCCGTCCAGTGGGTCCTGCGCCTCGCCGGCGGCACCGAGGAGTCGCGCGCCAGGATCATCCGGGCACTCGGGGATGTCTGGCCGTATGTCGACGAGCTGTTCCGCGACGACGACCTGATCGACCGGCTCGGCGCTGCGGCCGTGCGTCCGTCGAGTCTCCGTGCCGGTTTCGACGGCGTGGTCGACACCGTCTTCGCCGAGGCGGAACTGTCGATCCCTGCCGTCATGCCGTCCTCGGCCGGCGGGAGGCACGGCGCCCACGCCACCCCGCTCGGTCACATCCTCGCCGAGATGCAGGTGCTCGCGCGACGGCATCCGGGGGCGACATGGTGACGCTCACTCCGACGCAGGCTGCCTGGCGCATCGCCGCCGCCGTCCCCGACCCCGAGGTGCCCGTCCTCACGATCGAGGACCTCGGCGTGCTCCGTGCGGTCGAGGTCGACGGCACGCGGGTCCACGTCGACATCACCCCGACCTACAGCGGGTGCCCTGCGATGGACACGATCCGCGACGACGTGGTGCTCGCCCTCACCGCGGCCGGCTTCGACGAGGTCGAGGTGCGCCTGGTCCTCTCCCCCGCCTGGACGACGGACTGGATGACGGATGCCGGCAAGACCAAGCTCGCGGAGTACGGCATCGCGCCGCCCTCCGGCCGCGCCGCCGTGTC
Above is a window of Microbacterium aurugineum DNA encoding:
- the paaD gene encoding 1,2-phenylacetyl-CoA epoxidase subunit PaaD produces the protein MVTLTPTQAAWRIAAAVPDPEVPVLTIEDLGVLRAVEVDGTRVHVDITPTYSGCPAMDTIRDDVVLALTAAGFDEVEVRLVLSPAWTTDWMTDAGKTKLAEYGIAPPSGRAAVSTGPIRVSLSVRCPRCGSLDTREVSHFGSTSCKALFECRACLEPFDHFKVH
- the paaC gene encoding 1,2-phenylacetyl-CoA epoxidase subunit PaaC, with the protein product MSAPHPETAHEDIDVHGDVSVDELRLSQELSGTGAIAASADIAEYALRLGDDALILSQQLGAWISRAPELEEDVALGNIALDLLGHARSFLHYAGSYDGRSEDELAFFRDEPEFRCAWIVQQPNGDFAQTIARQFVVATFMFELYSALRASSDETFAAIAEKSLKEVDYHRDHAVQWVLRLAGGTEESRARIIRALGDVWPYVDELFRDDDLIDRLGAAAVRPSSLRAGFDGVVDTVFAEAELSIPAVMPSSAGGRHGAHATPLGHILAEMQVLARRHPGATW